One window of Diabrotica undecimpunctata isolate CICGRU chromosome 8, icDiaUnde3, whole genome shotgun sequence genomic DNA carries:
- the LOC140447833 gene encoding WD repeat domain-containing protein 83, whose translation MDLQCLNTIDCNQGAVRAVRFNVDGSYCLTCGSDKKLKLWNPYRGLILKTYGGHGNEVLDACGSCDSSQIVSCSSDKSNILWDVSTGQPIRRLRGHAATVTCVKYNEESTIVVSGSLDNTVMFWDVKSRSQDPVQVLKDAKDCVTSVQVTDHEILAGSVDCSFRRYDLRNGRLDADFVGAPVVSVSFTHDGQCILAGSADNTVRLFDKNSGEMLGKYTGHRTDDVNIESAVITNDNFILSGSVTGELWCWDLVSAEVVKKFVHTRGKVLNSISIHPRKDVVLTASVGSIKVWGEPEVIITED comes from the exons ATGGATTTACAATGTCTAAATACTATCGATTGCAATCAAGGGGCTGTTAGGGCGGTCAGATTTAACG ttgaTGGATCCTACTGTTTAACTTGCGGATCAGATAAAAAGTTAAAGCTTTGGAATCCATACAGAGGCTTGATACTTAAAACTTACGGTGGTCATGGAAACGAAGTTCTGGATGCATGTGGTTCCTGTGATAGCAGTCAGATAGTATCATGCTCTTCAGATAAATCTAATATATTGTGGGATGTCTCTACAGGACAACCTATTAGAAGGTTGAG AGGCCATGCAGCCACAGTCACCTGTGTCAAATATAATGAAGAATCAACTATAGTTGTGTCTGGCAGTTTGGATAACACAGTAATGTTCTGGGATGTGAAATCTAGATCTCAAGATCCGGTACAAGTTCTGAAAGATGCCAAAGACTGTGTAACATCTGTTCAAGTTACAGATCATGAAATATTAGCTGGTTCTGTAGATTGTTCTTTTAGGAGATATGATTTAAGAAATGGAAGGTTGGATGCTGATTTTGTTGGAg CACCTGTTGTATCAGTCAGTTTTACCCATGATGGACAATGCATTTTAGCTGGATCTGCCGATAATACAGTACGATTGTTTGATAAAAACTCTGGAGAGATGCTGGgaaa gtacaCCGGTCACAGAACAGACGACGTGAATATCGAAAGCGCCGTGATCACTAACGACAATTTCATTCTGTCTGGATCAGTTactggagaattgtggtgttgggaTCTAGTAAGCGCAGAAGTAGTGAAAAAGTTTGTTCATACCCGCGGTAAAGTGCTTAACTCAATAAGTATTCATCCACGGAAGGACGTTGTGTTAACTGCTTCAGTAGGT